From Camelus dromedarius isolate mCamDro1 chromosome X, mCamDro1.pat, whole genome shotgun sequence, one genomic window encodes:
- the GPR174 gene encoding probable G-protein coupled receptor 174, whose product MPVNDTCAGSVGENRDFRYFIYAVTYTVILVPGLIGNILALWVFYGYMKETKRAVIFMINLAIADLLQVLSLPLRIFYYLNHDWPFGPGLCMFCFYLKYVNMYASIYFLVCISVRRFWFLMYPFRFHDCKQRYDLYISIAGWLIICLACLLFPLLRTSDDTPGNRTKCFVDLPTRNVNLSQSVVMMTVGELIGFVTPLLIVLYCTWKTVLSLQDKYPVAQDLGEKKKALKMILTCAGVFLICFAPYHFSFPLDFLVKSNEIKSCLARRVIVIFHSVALCLASLNSCLDPVIYYFTTNEFRRRLSRQDLHDSIKLHAKSFVSNHTTSALKTELC is encoded by the coding sequence ATGCCTGTTAATGATACATGTGCTGGGTCAGTTGGAGAAAATAGGGACTTTCGATACTTCATCTATGCAGTGACATATACTGTCATTCTTGTGCCAGGTCTCATAGGGAACATTTTAGCCTTGTGGGTATTTTATGGCtatatgaaagaaacaaaacgGGCTGTGATATTTATGATAAACCTAGCCATTGCTGACTTACTACAAGTTCTCTCCTTGCCACTGAGGATCTTTTACTACTTGAATCATGATTGGCCATTTGGACCTGGCCTCTGCATGTTTTGTTTCTACCTAAAGTATGTCAACATGTATGCAAGCATCTACTTCTTGGTCTGCATCAGTGTGCGACGATTTTGGTTTCTCATGTACCCCTTTCGCTTCCATGACTGTAAACAAAGATATGACCTATATATCAGCATTGCTGGCTGGCTGATCATTTGCCTTGCCTGTCTGCTATTTCCTCTCCTCAGAACCAGTGATGACACCCCTGGCAATAGAACCAAATGCTTTGTGGATCTTCCTACCAGGAATGTTAATCTGTCCCAGTCTGTTGTCATGATGACTGTTGGTGAGTTGATTGGGTTTGTCACACCTCTTCTAATTGTCCTGTATTGTACCTGGAAGACAGTTTTATCACTGCAAGATAAATATCCTGTGGCCCAAGAccttggagagaaaaagaaagccttGAAAATGATTCTAACCTGTGCGGGAGTTTTCTTAATTTGCTTTGCACCTTATCACTTCAGTTTTCCTTTAGATTTCTTAGTCAAGTCCAATGAAATTAAAAGTTGCCTAGCCAGAAGGGTGATTGTAATATTTCATTCTGTTGCCTTGTGTCTTGCTAGTCTGAATTCTTGCCTTGACCCAGTCATATACTACTTCACCACTAATGAATTCAGAAGACGGCTTTCAAGACAAGATTTGCATGATAGCATAAAACTCCATGCAAAATCATTTGTAAGCAACCATACAACTTCTGCCCTGAAAACTGaattatgttaa